From one Trifolium pratense cultivar HEN17-A07 linkage group LG1, ARS_RC_1.1, whole genome shotgun sequence genomic stretch:
- the LOC123923443 gene encoding protein LEAD-SENSITIVE 1, with product MGLLSNRVTRESLKAGDHIYSWRTAYIYAHHGIYIGDDKVIHFTRRGQEVGTGTVLDVLLVSSGPVKSQELCPNCTTSEDGHGVVVSCLNCFLAGGVLYKFEYAVSPALFLAKARGGTCTLAVSDEDEIVVHRAKYLLENGFGCYNLFKKNCEDFAIYCKTGHLVVDEGTIGRSGQAISTIGGSLAAVLSSPLRFVTTNVYGIAVTAVGVYCVSRYAADIGMRSDVVKIQVEDLTRSLAVGLLRVIEPQISMNLAPQSTQIVSQ from the exons ATGGGACTACTTTCCAATAG AGTAACTAGAGAGAGCCTGAAAGCAGGAGATCACATCTATTCATGGAGGACTGCCTATATATATGCTCATCACG GCATTTATATTGGCGATGACAAAGTCATCCACTTCACTAGACGTGGACAAGAAGTAGGAACCGGTACCGTGCTCGATGTTCTCCTCGTCAGTTCAGGACCGGTCAAATCTCAAGAACTTTGCCCAAATTGCACAACATCCGAAGATGGGCATGGCGTGGTTGTCTCATGCCTGAACTGCTTTCTAGCTGGTGGAGTCTTGTATAAGTTCGAGTATGCCGTCTCTCCAGCTCTCTTCCTTGCAAAAGCACGAGGTGGAACATGTACTCTTGCAGTCTCTGATGAAGATGAGATCGTAGTTCATCGAGCTAAATATTTACTCGAAAACGGCTTTGGCTGCTATAACTTATTCAAGAAAAACTGTGAAGACTTCGCCATCTATTGCAAAACTGGGCACCTAGTTGTTGATGAAGGAACAATCGGGCGGAGTGGTCAAGCAATTTCCACCATAGGTGGATCTCTTGCCGCTGTTCTGTCCTCGCCTCTTCGTTTCGTGACTACAAACGTTTATGGAATAGCTGTAACGGCCGTTGGTGTTTATTGTGTGAGTAGGTATGCTGCAGACATTGGAATGAGAAGCGATGTCGTGAAAATACAAGTGGAAGATTTGACAAGAAGTTTGGCTGTTGGGTTGTTGCGGGTTATTGAACCACAAATTTCGATGAATCTTGCACCTCAATCTACTCAGATTGTTAGTCAATGA
- the LOC123903009 gene encoding E3 ubiquitin-protein ligase PUB24-like: MDEIEVPQYFICPISLQIMKDPVTAITGITYDRESIEHWLFRNKNTTCPVTKQPLPLDSDLTPNHTLRRLIQSWCTQNASFGIDRIPTPKPPLNKTHVQKLLKEMTDSRFQLKSLMQLELLAAENERNRKCLLENGVPKSMIMFLVDCYKKGEILEGIEEALSFLQFVKVPTEEVKNLLSENDQILDSLTWILSSEVKNSVAVKSHAVIVLKRFINKCDSILLERLKPEFFEKIVNVLKHGVLTQQGLCSALHVLLCCCPLGRNRLMMVEVGVVHELIEIELTAAHEKRITELTFGILFHLCSCANGRFQFLSHEGSIAVLTERIMKGSMTVDDRGVFILSLISKFSATKNVLDEMLKVGTVKKLFVLLQGDHAKYLKDKVMQMFKAHSEVWKNSPCFPQTSFYAS, translated from the coding sequence ATGGATGAAATTGAAGTTCCACAATATTTCATATGTCCAATCTCTCTTCAAATAATGAAAGATCCTGTTACTGCTATAACAGGTATAACATATGATAGAGAAAGCATTGAACATTGGTTATTCAGAAACAAGAACACAACATGTCCTGTTACAAAACAACCTCTTCCATTAGATTCTGATTTAACACCAAATCATACACTTCGTCGTTTGATTCAATCTTGGTGTACACAAAATGCTTCATTTGGTATTGATAGAATTCCAACACCAAAACCACCACTTAACAAAACCCATGTTCAAAAACTTCTTAAAGAGATGACAGATTCAAGATTTCAGCTCAAGAGTTTAATGCAGTTGGAATTACTTGCTGCTGAGAATGAAAGAAATAGAAAGTGTTTGTTGGAAAACGGTGTGCCGAAATCGATGATTATGTTCTTAGTTGATTGTTATAaaaaaggtgaaattcttgAAGGTATTGAAGAAGCTCTTAGTTTTTTACAATTTGTTAAGGTTCCAACTGAGGAAGTTAAGAATCTTTTATCTGAAAATGATCAAATATTAGATTCTTTAACATGGATTTTATCTTCAGAAGTAAAAAACTCTGTTGCAGTGAAATCTCATGCAGTTATAGTTCTTAAAAGATTCATAAACAAATGTGATTCCATTCTTTTAGAGAGACTAAAACCCGAGTTTTTCGAAAAGATTGTGAATGTTTTAAAACATGGAGTATTAACACAACAAGGTTTGTGTTCTGCTTTACATGTTTTACTATGTTGTTGTCCTTTGGGAAGAAACAGGTTAATGATGGTTGAAGTCGGCGTTGTTCACGAATTAATAGAGATCGAATTAACCGCGGCACACGAAAAGAGAATCACAGAACTAACATTTGGGATTTTGTTTCATTTGTGTTCTTGTGCTAATGGTAGATTTCAGTTTTTGAGTCATGAAGGTTCAATTGCAGTGTTAACTGAAAGAATCATGAAGGGTTCAATGACAGTGGATGATAGAGGTGTTTTTATACTTTCATTGATATCTAAATTTTCAGCTACAAAGAATGTTTTGGATGAGATGTTAAAAGTTGGAACTGTTAAAAagctttttgttttgttacaaGGTGATCATGCTAAGTATTTGAAAGATAAAGTTATGCAAATGTTTAAGGCTCATTCTGAGGTTTGGAAGAATTCTCCTTGCTTTCCTCAAACTTCTTTCTATGCTAGCTAG